Proteins encoded together in one Microcebus murinus isolate Inina chromosome 18, M.murinus_Inina_mat1.0, whole genome shotgun sequence window:
- the LOC142861934 gene encoding small ubiquitin-related modifier 2, giving the protein MADEKPKEGVKTENNDHINLKVAGQDGSVVQFKIKRHTPLSKLMKAYCERQGLSMRQIRFRFDGQPINETDTPAQLEMEDEDTIDVFQQQTGGVY; this is encoded by the coding sequence ATGGCCGACGAAAAGCCTAAGGAAGGAGTCAAGACTGAGAACAACGATCACATTAATTTGAAGGTGGCGGGACAGGATGGCTCTGTGGTGCAGTTTAAGATTAAGAGGCATACACCACTTAGTAAACTAATGAAAGCTTATTGTGAACGACAGGGTTTGTCAATGAGGCAGATCAGATTCCGATTTGATGGGCAGCCAATCAATGAAACAGACACACCTGCACAGTTGGAAATGGAGGACGAAGATACAATTGATGTGTTCCAACAGCAGACAGGAGGTGTCTACTAA